A single window of Gimesia chilikensis DNA harbors:
- a CDS encoding protocadherin, which produces MRIFISLIAVTALSFVSADLSVAWARGFGGGGFHGGGGGGFRGGGGGGFGGGGGFGGGARNFSGGNFGGGNFGGGGRNFNGGNFGGGNLGGGNFDGSRFSNYGSRFDQPGRFNDKTGFDSNFMNSVRSGDRMNGDNLNRFNNGQFNRGNLNQLDGGRGLRNDGSLNMSNMNFNQRPTRQGLDNFLGLPSDAGHNAVTNSHPQVQDFTGRNTVNSSIANGSGSGNVYHGPNGGIAGEGSYTGPRGNTISGGGAIGPDGGHAAGGSITGNNGGSATGGRVVGPGGASAAGGKVVGPDGGSAAGGRVVGRDGGSAAGGRVVGPNGGGAAGGVVRGPGGGGTAGGIVHGPNGGYAAGFVHVPPSTRYYHGAVIRGGFYGWGMYYPGWYAAHPGVWYAPGWPAGYAWTVCTWGAMMDWFAWSNMQPVYYDYGNNVVYQDNSVYVNNQDVGTAEEYTQQASQLAQAGASADVSDQGKWMPLGVFALSPTGETKSDNVVELAVNKDGILRGNFTDTKTKKTQQIQGSVDKKTQRAAWTVGDDKNTVYDTGIYNLTKDEAPLLVHIGKEKTEQWLMVRLDQKDKNTDGSSTSTSGN; this is translated from the coding sequence ATGAGAATTTTTATCAGTCTCATCGCAGTCACAGCCCTGAGTTTCGTGTCGGCTGATTTGTCTGTTGCCTGGGCCCGCGGATTTGGTGGCGGTGGTTTCCATGGTGGCGGTGGAGGCGGTTTTCGCGGCGGCGGAGGTGGTGGCTTCGGAGGCGGAGGCGGTTTTGGCGGAGGTGCCCGTAACTTCAGCGGCGGTAACTTCGGTGGAGGTAATTTCGGAGGCGGTGGTCGCAATTTCAATGGTGGTAACTTTGGTGGTGGCAATTTAGGTGGCGGTAATTTTGATGGCAGCCGCTTCTCGAATTACGGAAGTCGCTTCGATCAACCTGGCCGCTTCAACGATAAAACCGGCTTTGACTCTAATTTCATGAACTCGGTCCGTTCGGGTGACCGGATGAATGGCGATAACCTGAACCGCTTCAACAACGGTCAGTTCAATCGGGGCAACCTGAATCAGCTGGATGGTGGCCGTGGTCTGCGTAACGATGGTTCGCTCAATATGAGTAACATGAATTTCAACCAGCGACCGACGCGTCAGGGCCTGGATAATTTTCTGGGGCTCCCTTCAGACGCCGGTCATAACGCAGTCACCAACTCGCATCCCCAAGTGCAGGATTTTACTGGTCGCAATACTGTAAACAGTTCGATTGCTAACGGCTCTGGTTCCGGTAATGTCTACCACGGACCAAATGGTGGAATCGCCGGTGAAGGCAGCTATACCGGGCCGCGGGGAAATACCATTTCAGGCGGTGGCGCGATTGGTCCTGACGGAGGTCATGCCGCGGGCGGAAGCATTACGGGTAACAATGGTGGTTCTGCTACCGGTGGTCGTGTTGTCGGCCCCGGTGGAGCATCCGCGGCCGGCGGGAAAGTCGTTGGCCCGGATGGGGGCAGTGCGGCCGGCGGACGCGTCGTCGGTCGTGATGGCGGCTCCGCTGCGGGCGGCCGGGTTGTCGGTCCGAATGGTGGTGGTGCCGCGGGAGGCGTTGTGCGTGGTCCCGGCGGAGGTGGTACCGCAGGTGGTATCGTCCATGGACCGAATGGCGGTTATGCTGCCGGCTTCGTGCATGTCCCGCCTTCGACACGTTACTATCACGGTGCCGTGATTCGTGGCGGTTTTTATGGCTGGGGAATGTATTATCCCGGCTGGTATGCTGCTCACCCCGGTGTCTGGTATGCTCCCGGTTGGCCTGCTGGCTACGCCTGGACGGTCTGTACGTGGGGGGCGATGATGGACTGGTTTGCCTGGTCGAACATGCAGCCGGTCTACTATGACTACGGGAATAACGTGGTCTACCAGGACAACAGCGTCTACGTTAATAATCAGGATGTGGGAACCGCTGAAGAGTACACTCAGCAGGCCAGCCAACTGGCTCAGGCCGGTGCTTCGGCGGATGTCAGTGACCAGGGGAAATGGATGCCGTTAGGAGTCTTCGCACTCTCACCGACGGGGGAAACCAAGTCGGACAATGTGGTCGAACTGGCTGTGAACAAGGATGGAATCCTGAGAGGGAATTTCACCGATACCAAGACTAAGAAGACGCAGCAGATTCAGGGCTCGGTCGATAAAAAGACTCAGCGGGCAGCCTGGACTGTCGGCGACGATAAAAACACGGTCTACGACACGGGGATCTATAACCTCACGAAAGACGAAGCACCCTTGCTGGTTCACATCGGCAAGGAAAAGACCGAGCAATGGTTGATGGTTCGTCTGGATCAGAAAGATAAGAACACCGACGGGAGCAGCACCTCTACTTCAGGGAACTAA